A stretch of the Teretinema zuelzerae genome encodes the following:
- a CDS encoding PhoH family protein — protein sequence MDTGYTIVVGDQERLFSLCGVNDGNLRAIEDYLGAPVVSRGNELSVASSDESVCRKFQIIVERLISSYTETPCPDMIAALVSSLEHETPSEEAYIQIPHGIKRVYPKTVKQAELIQRLQRNEIVFAVGPAGTGKTFIAVAEALRLVLSRQARKMVLTRPVVEAGESLGFLPGDLEQKLSPYLRPLYDSMETLLPPEILRKMEDSRMIEMAPLAYMRGRTLDHCVVILDEAQNATPEQMKMFLTRLGEGSRAIITGDPSQTDLPGRMSGGLSHALDLLRNIPEIGIVQMENRDVIRHPLVKKIIQAYEQEKK from the coding sequence TTGGATACTGGATACACGATTGTCGTAGGCGATCAGGAACGTCTTTTTTCATTGTGCGGCGTCAACGACGGCAATCTGCGCGCGATTGAAGACTATCTTGGAGCGCCGGTTGTCTCTCGGGGTAATGAACTGAGCGTCGCTTCATCTGACGAGTCCGTTTGCAGGAAATTTCAGATTATCGTCGAGAGGCTTATTTCGTCATACACGGAAACTCCCTGTCCCGATATGATCGCGGCGCTCGTATCGTCCTTAGAGCACGAAACGCCTTCCGAGGAGGCGTACATCCAGATTCCCCATGGAATTAAACGCGTCTATCCTAAAACCGTAAAACAGGCCGAATTGATTCAGCGGCTTCAACGGAACGAAATAGTATTCGCGGTTGGACCAGCCGGAACGGGAAAAACCTTTATCGCGGTAGCGGAAGCTCTTCGTCTTGTCTTGTCGAGGCAGGCGAGGAAGATGGTTCTGACCAGGCCTGTCGTCGAAGCAGGCGAGAGCCTCGGTTTTCTCCCCGGCGACCTTGAGCAGAAGCTGAGTCCCTATCTTCGACCGCTGTACGATTCGATGGAGACCCTTCTTCCGCCGGAAATTTTGCGTAAAATGGAAGATTCGCGGATGATCGAGATGGCTCCCCTGGCGTATATGCGCGGCAGAACCCTGGATCATTGCGTGGTAATTCTGGACGAAGCCCAGAACGCTACACCTGAGCAAATGAAGATGTTCTTAACCCGGCTCGGGGAAGGATCCCGAGCGATAATAACCGGAGATCCAAGCCAGACCGATCTGCCCGGGAGAATGAGCGGGGGTTTGTCTCATGCCCTTGATCTTTTACGAAATATACCTGAGATTGGTATAGTTCAGATGGAGAATCGCGATGTCATCCGCCATCCCTTGGTCAAAAAAATAATACAGGCATATGAACAAGAAAAAAAATAG
- a CDS encoding LPS-assembly protein LptD, whose product MKLRIILALAVVCASAVSAADRTVTIESARSTEYISDSQDGSSKDRELIRFRGDVKIVVTEGTSVSKIGADEVTYDKNKDMLEARGNVTYEHTTGKSGSQKFKGQALRFDIKKQEGVFLSGAVTQETGKAKSDPYIIQAEISGRDSSTTMAFKNGVLTTCDADNPHWSINASRIWLLPGNEIAILNGIFFIGPLPVFYIPAFYYPSDEMIFHPVFGFRNREGYFVQTSTYLYGRKPIAAKSSTTSGTSFSDFLQSDTLKEQKREGLFLRNLESDAKSTSSDYFKIVADTYSSLGYMTGADGSFSGTGLIKSLSFSGYAGFSRTLFPPSSGLFYSTYDSTGTEYWNSGWFFGNELPFRYRANLSLTFDKKPFRLTATLPLISDPFFKQDFLDRSEDLNWFTLLTDQAELASGSSISQETSFSWNLNGSVQPDVSFAAPWLTTFSISSFSGLLSFNSKPNATITGSESSYSPERRFFYPEMIKPEFKAALAGTLISSSKTRSPKKKEAEKEKPDIGSLENPFTDSSAEPDDTLSAQKAPDKTEAERFIPAAGTTGTSAITSSSGQSAWSVTWNVDPSVVQEIRYNPTDWESPDEIGWNTYSSIYYQAKATGALKGAWSYDQNFLDVSSSVSLNGTRQDHPWLSDEVYDTEAKKNTVKLVDYKASTYTVENSSSVKCVPLNRHAVLKPVSFAWNFTGDLIKSEFTGTVDEPEWETKPLEWEKDFIDVHSATAVIGAKLGGYDQKFTLVSNLPPLLESWTGTAAFATSFLNASFSSKLYEKTVDDEDDWLWDPFKASLTWTLPFGVKAGQEYAYDLQGDEPSRLHFSLSKNGASAFYTFTNTVPYELVAGSGWKLSADEKEFLPSAAGLSYTNSAKPLSLNLWKNRVSLQAKVSTNVKFNLLKLTESSFDFVPTITFKIYEFLDLSFSSTSRNSEIARYFQDWMDLPAPLPGETNLVTDLVKSFNFWNEQDRTATGYKLKSLSMEMTHYLHDWTANLKVSVKPELQTDGGYRYEFTPIITFVVQWKPISDIKTTVTSEKGVFSLNTTDETDE is encoded by the coding sequence ATGAAGCTCCGCATTATCCTGGCGCTTGCGGTCGTCTGCGCTTCCGCCGTTTCGGCGGCCGACCGCACCGTTACGATCGAATCCGCAAGATCTACGGAATATATTTCAGATTCTCAAGACGGCTCGTCGAAAGACCGCGAGCTCATCCGGTTTAGGGGAGACGTCAAGATTGTCGTTACCGAGGGAACCTCTGTTTCCAAGATCGGCGCCGACGAAGTCACCTACGATAAAAACAAAGACATGCTTGAAGCGCGCGGCAACGTCACCTACGAACATACAACCGGAAAATCAGGCTCTCAGAAATTCAAGGGTCAGGCGCTCCGTTTCGATATAAAAAAACAGGAAGGCGTTTTCCTTTCAGGCGCGGTGACCCAGGAGACCGGAAAGGCTAAATCCGATCCGTACATCATACAGGCAGAAATTTCCGGTCGCGACTCGAGCACGACGATGGCGTTTAAGAACGGCGTTCTGACGACCTGCGACGCAGACAATCCGCATTGGTCAATAAACGCGTCGCGCATCTGGCTCTTGCCGGGAAACGAGATCGCCATATTGAACGGCATTTTCTTCATCGGCCCCTTGCCTGTTTTCTACATCCCCGCATTTTACTATCCCTCCGACGAAATGATCTTTCATCCCGTATTCGGTTTCCGCAACCGGGAGGGGTACTTTGTTCAAACTTCGACCTATTTGTACGGACGAAAACCGATCGCGGCGAAGAGTTCGACAACGTCGGGAACATCATTTTCGGACTTTTTGCAAAGCGATACGCTGAAAGAACAGAAGCGCGAAGGGTTGTTTCTGCGAAACCTTGAATCCGACGCAAAGTCGACCTCGTCGGACTATTTCAAAATAGTCGCCGATACGTACTCATCACTGGGATATATGACCGGAGCCGACGGATCCTTCTCCGGCACCGGTTTGATTAAAAGCCTTTCGTTTTCCGGATATGCCGGATTTTCGAGAACCCTGTTCCCACCGTCTTCAGGTTTGTTTTACAGTACGTACGATTCAACAGGAACTGAATACTGGAATTCGGGATGGTTTTTCGGGAACGAATTGCCGTTCAGGTATCGGGCAAATCTATCCCTGACTTTCGATAAAAAACCGTTTCGGCTCACGGCAACGCTGCCTCTGATATCGGATCCTTTTTTCAAACAGGACTTTCTCGATAGAAGCGAAGATTTGAACTGGTTCACCCTGCTTACGGATCAGGCGGAGCTTGCGTCCGGATCTTCCATCAGCCAGGAAACTTCGTTTTCCTGGAACCTGAACGGGTCGGTTCAACCTGATGTGAGTTTTGCGGCTCCCTGGTTGACGACTTTTTCGATATCTTCTTTTTCCGGGCTTCTCTCTTTCAATTCAAAGCCGAACGCGACGATAACCGGGTCGGAATCGTCGTATTCTCCGGAGCGGAGATTCTTTTATCCTGAAATGATTAAGCCGGAATTCAAGGCGGCCTTAGCTGGTACTCTTATCTCTTCTTCAAAGACCCGGAGTCCAAAGAAAAAAGAGGCGGAGAAGGAGAAGCCGGACATCGGTTCGCTGGAGAATCCTTTCACTGACAGTTCAGCAGAACCTGACGATACGCTTTCCGCTCAGAAAGCGCCTGACAAGACCGAGGCGGAAAGATTCATTCCTGCCGCCGGCACCACAGGAACTTCTGCGATTACTTCGTCTTCCGGGCAATCAGCGTGGTCTGTGACCTGGAATGTCGACCCTTCGGTTGTTCAGGAAATAAGGTATAATCCGACGGATTGGGAGTCTCCCGATGAAATCGGATGGAACACGTACTCATCGATTTATTATCAGGCTAAGGCGACCGGCGCTCTCAAGGGGGCTTGGTCTTACGATCAGAACTTTTTAGACGTTTCTTCGTCGGTTTCCCTTAACGGGACTCGCCAGGACCATCCCTGGCTTTCGGATGAAGTGTACGACACCGAAGCGAAAAAAAACACGGTTAAGCTTGTCGATTATAAGGCAAGCACCTACACTGTCGAGAATTCCTCATCCGTAAAGTGCGTTCCGCTTAACAGGCATGCCGTGTTGAAGCCCGTATCGTTTGCCTGGAATTTTACCGGCGATCTTATAAAATCCGAGTTCACCGGCACGGTCGATGAACCTGAATGGGAAACCAAGCCTCTTGAATGGGAGAAGGATTTCATCGATGTTCATTCCGCCACAGCGGTCATCGGAGCGAAGCTCGGAGGCTATGATCAGAAATTCACTTTGGTCAGCAATCTCCCTCCTTTGCTCGAATCCTGGACCGGCACGGCGGCTTTCGCTACTTCCTTTTTGAATGCGTCGTTCAGCTCGAAATTGTATGAAAAGACGGTCGACGACGAAGACGATTGGTTGTGGGATCCGTTTAAAGCGTCTTTAACCTGGACTCTGCCGTTCGGAGTAAAAGCCGGACAGGAATATGCCTATGACCTTCAAGGCGACGAACCCTCGCGGCTTCATTTTTCACTTTCAAAGAACGGCGCGTCTGCGTTTTACACTTTTACGAATACGGTTCCCTACGAGCTGGTAGCCGGTTCAGGATGGAAGCTGAGCGCTGACGAAAAAGAATTTCTTCCTTCCGCGGCGGGGCTTTCCTACACGAACAGCGCAAAACCCCTGTCCTTGAATCTTTGGAAAAACCGGGTATCTCTGCAGGCGAAGGTATCCACCAACGTCAAATTCAATCTTCTTAAACTGACGGAAAGTTCCTTCGATTTCGTCCCTACTATTACGTTCAAAATATATGAATTCCTCGATTTGTCGTTCAGTTCCACCAGCAGAAACTCGGAAATCGCGCGCTATTTTCAGGATTGGATGGATCTTCCCGCGCCGCTTCCGGGCGAAACAAATTTGGTTACGGATCTAGTCAAATCATTTAATTTCTGGAACGAACAGGATAGAACAGCTACCGGCTATAAACTTAAGAGCCTGAGCATGGAAATGACTCATTATCTTCATGACTGGACCGCGAATCTCAAGGTGTCCGTCAAGCCTGAGCTTCAAACCGACGGCGGCTATCGATACGAATTCACCCCGATCATCACCTTCGTCGTTCAGTGGAAACCCATATCCGACATAAAAACGACGGTGACATCCGAAAAAGGGGTGTTTTCCTTGAATACCACGGACGAAACCGATGAATGA